A single window of Lutzomyia longipalpis isolate SR_M1_2022 chromosome 1, ASM2433408v1 DNA harbors:
- the LOC129786618 gene encoding von Willebrand factor-like, with protein MESCSEPFKLGCYCREGFTRFVNGSCVPHDWCPCPGDNEMFKSVKSCQDDCSASGRCRSEECFKGCHCRNGFVRVDGRCVTEAENSCPRNEHFKCGRRCEEDCNLGDVDECRRRTCVDGCYCNDGYLRINGVCVHVEQAEPLCNCPPGQKFTCKSDCLESCYEFPGDCDESDCRWGCHCPNDVLKRQRGDCINVNQCDCNRNEEPRNGRLCDESCSMSSRECRLSGQSTGRKCFCASGYCRENRGDQCRRN; from the coding sequence ATGGAATCATGTAGTGAACCATTCAAATTGGGTTGTTACTGTAGGGAAGGTTTTACGAGATTTGTCAACGGGTCTTGTGTTCCTCATGATTGGTGTCCATGTCCAGGTGATAATGAAATGTTTAAATCTGTAAAATCCTGTCAGGATGATTGTTCAGCATCAGGTAGATGTAGATCAGAGGAATGCTTCAAAGGATGTCACTGTCGCAACGGGTTTGTGAGAGTTGACGGAAGATGCGTTACAGAAGCTGAGAATTCCTGCCCGAGGAATGAACATTTCAAATGCGGTAGAAGGTGTGAGGAAGATTGCAACCTGGGAGATGTGGATGAATGCCGACGCAGAACATGTGTCGATGGATGCTACTGCAACGACGGCTACTTGAGAATTAATGGAGTTTGTGTTCATGTTGAGCAGGCAGAACCGCTCTGCAATTGCCCTCCAGGACAGAAGTTTACATGCAAGAGTGATTGCTTGGAGTCTTGTTACGAATTTCCAGGCGATTGCGACGAGAGCGATTGCCGCTGGGGCTGCCATTGCCCGAATGATGTCCTCAAACGCCAACGAGGTGACTGCATCAATGTAAATCAATGCGATTGCAACAGAAATGAGGAACCACGAAATGGGAGACTTTGTGATGAAAGCTGCTCAATGAGTTCCCGGGAATGTCGCTTGTCTGGCCAATCAACAGGACGAAAATGCTTCTGTGCCTCCGGATATTGTCGTGAGAATCGCGGTGATCAATGTCGGAGGAATTAA
- the LOC129786846 gene encoding zonadhesin-like, with amino-acid sequence MKLLWSIQLVLSLSVSGGFFFIKSIAANSDYGDEGTTLLLPKSNSKVDEYLRDSEEFRHKPPLIKPPFIDNTNISFPSIPSIPSFPSIPSFPSNPSIPSSPSIPSIPKCPRNEEYQTCGPICEDECTKRCTGESGGCKKGCFCKNGYVRHTLGRCVTLAACPKPICPRYEEWKECSTAPHCDLKCGNYAGTCEEKAECPGCFCRKGYYRHPVTNACTYFHQCPPEVPQCPEGEQYSACGFASSEQCQVIDKTIFKENCKPGCYCSNGNVRIDGKCLPRDQCPRICPNNEEYTTCGNVCREYCSTENKECNNLCFSGCFCIAGYKRVAGVCIPDSQCPLPKCAGPNEAYTDCGKPCNEDCSKSTKDCLYDVCLPGCFCKPGFKRIDNGICVAQEDCISHECSGQNEVFSICGNNCNEDCSKTTQDCRQQSCSQGCFCAAGFKRIDGECLSQTECTQTQCSGQNEVYSTCGKTCNEDCNKTRQDCRQESCSQGCFCVTGFKRIDGECVHQSECTQTQCSGQNEVFTSCGKTCNEDCNKTRQDCRQESCSQGCFCASGFKRIDGECVSQSECPPPECSGQNEIYTLCGKSCNEDCNKTRQDCRQESCSQGCFCVAGYKRIDGECVHQSECTQTQCSGQNEIYTSCGKACNEDCNKTRQDCRLETCAQGCFCTSGFKRIDGECVSQSECPPPECSGQNEVYTTCGKTCNEDCNKTRQDCRQESCSSGCFCASGFKRIDGECVSQSECPPPECSGQNEIYTTCGKACNEDCNKTRQDCRQETCSQGCFCATGFKRIDGDCVSQSECTQTQCSGQNEVYTTCGKVCNEDCNKTRQDCRQETCSQGCFCATGFKRIDGDCVSQSECTQTQCSGQNEVYTTCGKVCNEDCNKTRQDCRQETCSQGCFCATGFKRIDGECVHQSECPPPECSGQNEVYTTCGKACNEDCNKTRQDCRQESCSLGCFCAAGYKRIDGECLSQSECPPPECLGQNEVYTTCGKACNEDCNKTRQDCHQENCSQGCFCAAGYKRIDGECVHQSECTQTQCSGQNEIYTSCGKSCNEDCNKTRQDCRLETCSPGCYCATGFKRIDGECVHQNKCTQTQCSGQNEVYTVCGKKCNEDCTIDPLTCSNYNCYPGCYCIDGYKRIDGVCTRDNCETPSCGSNETYLNCGRRCEELCSGATAQCYQEACTSDCFCATGYKRINGTCVPENLCNCPENERLILSSECIEECFKTPANCTTATKSLRCTCIPGYKRIDGVCVSSSLCQCPLNEEYSFGNSCQELCESSPEDCQTKACYRGCFCKKDYRRIGGQCVRDSYCSCGSNEEFTYGNDCYEDCFEDDAFCRSLGTYKRCSCIEGYKRIFGFCVPDTECRCPFNEEIAYTNECYEHCGTDPKICAEQNTTRRCACVDGYVRINGICVPDSQCPCSTNEEYVIGNQCEEDCSATPDVCKDTESYRRCTCLEGYKRINGVCTQQSNCTCGENEAYKYGNPCSESCDGSPSLCELLQFYQGCFCQDGYKRINGSCVEYTNCQCEENEHFTYGNDCEESCNDTSACVGSLEYLRCTCLPFYKRINGVCVPESNCICGENEIHLSSNDCFDTCGTDPYDCAKLNRSSRCACADGYRRVDGRCVPYSDCPCPENEINAVTNDCFEECGTVPIDCAQMHTYPRCTCIPAYVRVNGTCLPDSTCPCGENEEYKSSSECIEACGEDEDSCKEAVEWRRCTCIDQYKRIDGVCVPDTDCQCPPNEHMDSRNDTCEVCGANPLECELLPVVRKCFCDIGYVRIDGVCVKGDVCVCPENETYAYTNDCREDCTKTNDECDNQFTYPHCGCIEGFKRIDGVCVPAANCSCPENSTYGIGNDCYETCGTNPSECAKLPTEERCVCNDGYVRINGSCVPDFDCPCGDNEEYTFGNECIEDCTLFDCRNEDSYKRCTCLHDYKRINGTCVADVNCPCGTNEVYRYGSHCWEDCRSTADECLNSECHKGCYCAEGFKRFGDACLPEEACSCGTNEEYRCDWDCNENCARLNLTCLLEPCKTGCYCQENCRRIDGACVLQDQCRCTSTLEEFRLGNRCLEDCTRTALDCANETNFLGCFCRNLNHRRINGVCRHVSGCRVLTDRSLSSFDF; translated from the exons ATGAAATTGTTGTGGAGTATTCAACTTGTGCTGTCTCTCAGTGTAtcaggaggattttttttcattaaatccaTTGCTGCTAATTCGGATTACGGAGATGAAGGAACAACCCTTCTTCTACCCAAATCTAATTCAAAAG TGGACGAATATTTGAGAGATTCGGAAGAATTTCGACACAAACCACCCCTAATTAAACCCCCATTCATTGATAACACAAACATAAGTTTCCCATCCATCCCGAGTATCCCGAGTTTCCCAAGCATCCCAAGTTTTCCAAGTAATCCGAGTATCCCGAGTAGTCCAAGCATCCCAAGCATTCCAAAGTGTCCGAGAAATGAGGAATATCAAACATGCGGACCAATTTGTGAAGATGAATGCACAAAGAGGTGCACAGGTGAGAGCGGAGGATGCAAGAAGGGGTGCTTCTGCAAAAATGGATATGTACGACATACATTAGGACGGTGCGTTACACTCGCAGCTTGTCCAA AACCAATTTGCCCACGTTACGAGGAATGGAAAGAATGCTCAACAGCCCCACATTGTGATCTAAAGTGTGGAAACTACGCTGGAACTTGCGAGGAGAAGGCCGAATGTCCTGGTTGTTTTTGCCGCAAAGGATACTACCGACATCCCGTAACAAATGCCTGCACCTACTTCCATCAGTGCCCTCCAGAAGTTCCCCAATGCCCTGAAGGAGAACAATACAGCGCCTGTGGATTCGCCAGCAGTGAACAGTGTCAAGTAATTGATAAAACCATATTCAAGGAGAACTGCAAACCTGGATGCTACTGCAGCAATGGTAATGTTCGTATTGACGGGAAATGCCTTCCAAGGGATCAATGTCCTCGAATTTGTCCGAATAACGAAGAGTACACAACATGTGGAAATGTCTGCCGGGAGTACTGTTCAACGGAAAATAAGGAATGCAACAACCTCTGCTTCTCTGGATGTTTCTGCATAGCTGGGTACAAAAGAGTTGCCGGTGTATGTATTCCAGATTCGCAATGTCCCCTCCCCAAGTGCGCAGGACCCAATGAAGCATACACTGATTGTGGAAAACCATGCAATGAAGATTGTTCGAAATCAACCAAAGATTGCTTGTACGATGTCTGCTTGCCAGGATGTTTCTGCAAACCAGGCTTCAAGAGGATTGATAATGGAATATGCGTTGCACAGGAAGACTGCATATCGCATGAATGTTCAGGGCAAAATGAAGTCTTTTCAATATGCGGAAACAATTGTAATGAAGATTGTAGTAAAACAACTCAAGACTGTCGTCAACAAAGTTGCAGTCAGGGATGTTTCTGCGCAGCAGGTTTCAAAAGAATTGATGGAGAATGTCTCTCGCAGACAGAATGCACACAGACTCAATGTTCTGGACAGAATGAAGTATATTCAACATGCGGTAAAACCTGCAACGAGGACTGCAACAAAACCAGACAAGACTGTCGTCAAGAAAGTTGTTCTCAGGGATGTTTCTGTGTAACAGGCTTCAAACGAATTGACGGAGAATGCGTTCATCAAAGTGAATGTACACAGACTCAATGTTCTGGCCAGAATGAAGTTTTTACGTCCTGCGGTAAAACCTGCAACGAGGACTGCAACAAAACCAGACAGGATTGTCGTCAAGAAAGTTGCAGTCAAGGATGTTTTTGTGCATCCGGATTCAAGAGAATTGACGGAGAATGCGTTTCTCAAAGTGAATGTCCACCACCTGAGTGTTCAGGACAAAATGAAATCTATACGTTGTGTGGGAAATCCTGCAACGAGGATTGTAATAAAACAAGACAGGATTGTCGCCAAGAGAGCTGTAGTCAAGGATGTTTCTGCGTTGCAGGATATAAAAGAATTGATGGAGAATGTGTTCATCAAAGTGAATGTACACAGACTCAATGTTCTGGCCAGAATGAAATTTATACATCCTGCGGTAAAGCCTGCAACGAAGATTGTAATAAAACTAGACAAGATTGTCGCCTTGAAACCTGTGCTCAGGGATGTTTTTGCACATCAGGATTCAAACGAATTGATGGAGAGTGTGTCTCACAGTCAGAATGTCCTCCACCTGAGTGTTCAGGCCAGAATGAAGTATATACAACTTGTGGTAAAACCTGCAACGAAGACTGCAATAAAACCAGACAAGACTGTCGTCAAGAAAGCTGCTCTTCAGGATGTTTCTGTGCATCCGGATTCAAGAGAATTGACGGAGAATGCGTTTCTCAAAGTGAATGTCCACCACCTGAGTGTTCAGGACAAAATGAAATCTATACAACATGCGGTAAAGCCTGCAACGAAGACTGCAACAAAACCAGACAAGACTGTCGTCAGGAGACTTGTTCACAAGGATGTTTCTGTGCAACAGGCTTCAAACGAATTGACGGAGATTGTGTTTCCCAAAGTGAATGTACACAGACTCAGTGTTCTGGCCAGAATGAAGTCTATACAACATGTGGTAAAGTCTGTAACGAAGACTGCAACAAAACTAGACAAGACTGTCGTCAGGAGACTTGTTCACAAGGATGTTTCTGTGCAACAGGCTTCAAACGAATTGACGGAGATTGTGTTTCCCAAAGTGAATGTACACAGACTCAGTGTTCTGGCCAGAATGAAGTCTATACAACATGCGGTAAAGTCTGTAACGAAGACTGCAACAAAACTAGACAAGACTGTCGTCAGGAGACTTGTTCACAAGGATGTTTCTGTGCAACAGGCTTCAAAAGAATTGATGGAGAATGTGTTCATCAAAGTGAATGTCCACCACCTGAGTGTTCTGGCCAGAATGAAGTTTATACAACATGCGGTAAAGCCTGCAACGAAGACTGCAACAAAACCAGACAAGACTGTCGTCAAGAAAGCTGCTCTTTAGGATGTTTCTGCGCTGCAGGATATAAAAGAATTGACGGTGAATGCCTCTCACAATCAGAATGTCCACCACCTGAGTGTTTAGGGCAGAATGAAGTCTACACAACCTGCGGTAAAGCCTGCAATGAGGACTGCAACAAAACTAGACAAGACTGTCACCAAGAAAACTGTAGTCAAGGCTGTTTCTGCGCTGCAGGATATAAAAGAATTGATGGAGAATGTGTTCATCAAAGTGAATGTACACAGACTCAATGTTCTGGCCAGAATGAAATTTATACGTCCTGCGGTAAATCCTGCAACGAGGACTGTAATAAAACTAGACAAGACTGTCGCCTTGAAACCTGTTCTCCAGGATGTTATTGCGCAACAGGCTTCAAACGAATTGACGGGGAATGTGTTCATCAAAACAAATGCACACAAACGCAATGCTCAGGTCAAAATGAAGTTTACACTGTATGTGGAAAGAAATGCAATGAAGACTGCACAATTGATCCACTTACATGCTCCAACTACAACTGTTACCCCGGATGCTACTGCATTGATGGCTACAAACGAATTGACGGTGTGTGCACTCGAGATAATTGCGAAACACCATCTTGTGGATCAAATGAAACTTACTTAAATTGTGGACGACGATGTGAGGAGCTTTGCAGTGGTGCAACGGCTCAATGCTACCAAGAAGCATGTACTTCAGATTGCTTCTGTGCCACCGGATACAAACGCATCAATGGAACTTGTGTTCCGGAAAATCTCTGCAACTGTCCGGAAAATGAACGACTCATACTGAGCAGTGAATGTATTGAAGAGTGCTTCAAAACTCCTGCAAACTGCACAACAGCCACGAAATCTCTCCGGTGTACGTGCATTCCTGGTTATAAAAGAATTGACGGAGTTTGCGTTAGCAGTAGCCTTTGCCAGTGTCCCCTGAATGAAGAATACAGCTTTGGTAATTCATGTCAGGAATTGTGTGAAAGCAGCCCAGAGGATTGTCAAACGAAAGCTTGCTACAGGGGTTGCTTTTGCAAGAAGGACTACCGTCGAATTGGCGGTCAATGCGTTAGAGATAGTTACTGCTCATGCGGTAGCAATGAGGAGTTCACCTATGGGAATGATTGCTATGAAGATTGCTTTGAAGATGATGCATTTTGTCGTTCTCTGGGAACATACAAAAGATGTTCCTGCATTGAAGGGTACAAGAGAATATTTGGTTTCTGTGTTCCAGACACGGAATGTCGATGCCCATTCAATGAAGAAATAGCCTATACTAATGAATGCTACGAACACTGTGGAACAGATCCGAAAATCTGTGCAGAACAGAATACTACAAGAAGGTGTGCATGTGTCGATGGGTATGTTCGAATAAATGGAATTTGTGTTCCAGACAGTCAATGTCCATGCTCTACAAATGAGGAGTATGTGATTGGGAATCAGTGTGAAGAAGACTGCAGTGCTACTCCGGATGTATGCAAGGATACTGAATCCTACAGGCGATGCACCTGTTTGGAGGGATACAAGAGGATCAATGGCGTTTGCACTCAACAATCCAATTGCACATGTGGTGAGAATGAAGCCTACAAATACGGTAATCCCTGCAGTGAATCCTGCGATGGATCCCCTTCTCTCTGCGAATTACTTCAGTTCTATCAAGGATGCTTCTGTCAGGATGGTTACAAGAGAATCAACGGCTCATGCGTTGAGTACACAAATTGTCAATGTGAGGAAAATGAACATTTCACCTATGGGAATGACTGCGAAGAATCATGCAATGATACATCAGCCTGTGTAGGAAGCCTGGAATATCTGAGATGCACCTGCCTGCCGTTCTATAAGAGAATCAACGGAGTCTGTGTGCCTGAATCAAATTGTATTTGTGGAgagaatgaaattcatttgtCGTCTAATGACTGCTTTGATACTTGCGGAACAGATCCGTATGATTGCGCAAAATTGAACCGATCCAGCCGATGTGCCTGTGCTGATGGATACAGGCGTGTTGACGGCAGATGTGTTCCCTACAGCGATTGTCCATGTCCTGAGAATGAAATCAATGCTGTAACCAATGATTGTTTTGAAGAATGCGGAACAGTTCCCATTGATTGCGCTCAGATGCACACCTATCCCAGATGTACCTGTATTCCTGCCTACGTCAGGGTTAATGGTACCTGTTTGCCTGATTCTACCTGCCCATGCGGTGAGAATGAAGAGTACAAGTCCTCAAGTGAGTGCATTGAGGCATGTGGAGAAGATGAAGACAGTTGCAAGGAAGCCGTTGAGTGGAGACGATGCACCTGTATTGATCAGTATAAACGTATTGATGGAGTCTGCGTCCCAGACACTGATTGCCAATGCCCACCAAATGAGCATATGGACAGCCGAAACGATACATGTGAAGTATGTGGAGCAAATCCACTTGAATGCGAACTTTTGCCCGTTGTAAGAAAGTGTTTCTGTGACATTGGTTACGTTAGAATTGATGGAGTTTGCGTCAAGGGCGATGTCTGTGTTTGTCCAGAAAATGAGACTTATGCCTACACTAACGACTGTCGTGAAGACTGCACAAAAACCAACGATGAATGCGACAATCAGTTCACCTACCCCCACTGTGGTTGCATTGAAGGCTTCAAGAGAATTGACGGAGTTTGCGTTCCAGCTGCAAACTGTTCATGTCCTGAAAACTCCACCTACGGCATTGGGAATGATTGCTACGAAACCTGCGGTACGAATCCCAGTGAATGTGCTAAGCTGCCAACAGAGGAACGCTGTGTCTGCAATGACGGCTACGTTCGGATTAATGGAAGCTGTGTGCCTGATTTTGATTGCCCCTGTGGCGATAATGAGGAGTACACCTTTGGGAATGAATGCATTGAAGACTGCACGCTGTTTGATTGTCGCAACGAAGACTCCTACAAGCGGTGCACATGCCTGCATGACTACAAGAGAATTAATGGAACGTGCGTAGCAGACGTGAACTGCCCATGCGGTACGAATGAAGTCTACCGATACGGCAGTCATTGCTGGGAAGATTGTCGGAGTACGGCAGATGAATGCCTGAACTCTGAATGCCACAAGGGATGCTACTGTGCGGAGGGATTTAAGCGTTTCGGAGACGCATGCCTGCCCGAAGAAGCCTGCTCGTGTGGAACGAACGAAGAGTATCGATGTGATTGGGATTGCAATGAAAACTGCGCCAGATTGAACTTAACCTGCCTACTGGAACCCTGCAAAACTGGATGCTACTGCCAGGAAAATTGCCGCAGAATTGATGGAGCCTGCGTACTACAGGATCAATGTCGCTGCACGAGTACCCTAGAAGAGTTCAGGCTTGGCAATAGATGCCTCGAGGATTGCACACGAACTGCATTGGATTGCGCCAATGAAACCAACTTCTTGGGATGTTTCTGCAGAAATCTCAATCATCGACGAATTAATGGAGTTTGTCGTCATGTCAGTGGGTGTAGAGTTCTAACTGATAGATCCTTGAGTTCATTTGATTTCTAG